From Deltaproteobacteria bacterium, the proteins below share one genomic window:
- a CDS encoding N-acetyltransferase — protein MARDPSVFVHEKALCESDRVGPRTRVWAFAHIMPEATVGADCNVCDHAFIESGAKLGNRVIVKNSVLVWNGVTIEDDVFLGPNMVFTNVRNPRAAFPPTPDQFSPTLVKRGASIGANATVVCGVTIGEQAFVGAGSVVTADVPAHALMVGNPARRVGWACACGYPLPADLACGCGRQYRLVDERSGLAPNP, from the coding sequence ATGGCTCGCGATCCGTCGGTCTTCGTCCACGAGAAGGCCCTCTGCGAGAGTGACCGGGTGGGCCCGCGCACGCGGGTCTGGGCTTTTGCCCACATCATGCCGGAGGCCACCGTCGGCGCGGACTGCAACGTGTGCGACCACGCCTTCATCGAGAGCGGCGCGAAGCTCGGCAACCGGGTCATCGTGAAGAACAGCGTGCTGGTCTGGAACGGCGTGACCATCGAGGACGACGTCTTCCTCGGTCCGAACATGGTCTTCACCAACGTCCGCAATCCGCGCGCCGCCTTCCCTCCCACGCCGGACCAGTTCTCGCCCACCCTGGTGAAGCGCGGGGCCTCGATCGGCGCCAACGCGACCGTCGTCTGCGGCGTGACGATCGGCGAGCAGGCCTTCGTCGGGGCGGGGAGCGTCGTCACCGCCGACGTGCCGGCCCACGCGCTGATGGTCGGCAACCCGGCGCGCCGTGTCGGCTGGGCCTGCGCGTGCGGATACCCGCTGCCGGCCGACCTCGCCTGCGGGTGCGGGCGGCAGTACCGGCTCGTGGACGAGCGCAGCGGACTCGCCCCGAACCCGTGA
- a CDS encoding DegT/DnrJ/EryC1/StrS family aminotransferase: MADIPLVDLLAQHRQVADEIARGFARVLESGSFILGPEVEAFEAAFARLSEVRHCVGVANGTDALEIVLRAAGIGQGDEVIVPVNSFIATALAVARAGAVPALVDCDRDHHLIDVAEVRKKIGRRTRAIVAVHLYGQMAPMEELAELASGCGLVLVEDAAQAHGARRHGRTPGTFGLAAGTSFYPAKNLGAYGDAGAVLTDRDTIDRRARALRNYGSEAKYVHPETGFNSRLDPLQAVVLSAKLVHLPLWNAQRRAAARRYDALLAGVPGVVLPATLPGNEPVWHLYVVRVPRRDDVLAKLRAAGIQAAVHYPTPIHLQGAFRSLGHRRGDFPVAEAAADEVLSLPLYPGITPAEQERVAEVLRAAVA, encoded by the coding sequence ATGGCCGACATTCCGCTCGTCGACCTCTTGGCGCAGCACCGGCAGGTCGCGGACGAGATCGCGCGCGGGTTCGCGCGGGTCCTGGAGAGCGGCAGCTTCATCCTCGGCCCCGAGGTCGAGGCGTTCGAAGCCGCATTCGCGCGCCTCTCGGAGGTGAGGCATTGCGTCGGCGTGGCGAACGGGACCGATGCGCTCGAGATCGTGCTGCGGGCCGCCGGCATCGGCCAGGGCGACGAGGTGATCGTGCCGGTCAACTCGTTCATCGCGACGGCGCTGGCGGTGGCCCGCGCGGGCGCCGTGCCGGCGCTGGTCGACTGCGATCGGGATCACCATCTGATCGACGTCGCCGAGGTACGGAAGAAGATCGGGCGGCGCACGCGGGCGATCGTCGCGGTGCACCTCTACGGGCAGATGGCGCCGATGGAGGAGCTCGCGGAGCTGGCGTCCGGGTGCGGCCTCGTCCTGGTGGAGGATGCCGCGCAGGCCCACGGTGCGCGGCGCCACGGACGGACGCCCGGCACGTTCGGGCTCGCCGCCGGCACGAGCTTCTATCCGGCCAAGAACCTCGGCGCCTACGGCGACGCGGGCGCGGTCCTCACCGACCGCGACACCATCGATCGCCGGGCCCGTGCGCTGCGCAACTATGGAAGCGAGGCGAAGTACGTTCACCCGGAGACCGGCTTCAACTCGCGCCTCGACCCCTTGCAGGCGGTCGTGCTGAGCGCCAAGCTCGTGCACCTGCCTCTGTGGAACGCGCAACGCCGCGCAGCCGCCCGCCGCTATGACGCGCTGCTGGCCGGCGTCCCCGGCGTGGTCCTCCCCGCGACGTTGCCGGGGAACGAGCCGGTCTGGCATCTCTACGTGGTGCGCGTGCCCCGGCGGGACGATGTGCTCGCGAAGCTCCGCGCCGCGGGCATCCAGGCGGCCGTCCATTACCCGACACCGATCCACTTGCAGGGCGCCTTCCGTTCGCTCGGCCACCGGCGCGGCGACTTCCCGGTGGCCGAGGCCGCGGCCGACGAAGTGCTGTCCCTTCCGCTCTACCCCGGCATCACGCCGGCCGAGCAGGAGCGCGTGGCCGAGGTGCTGCGCGCGGCCGTCGCCTGA
- a CDS encoding Gfo/Idh/MocA family oxidoreductase: MARRLRARAVPVPAGDPARLPHGRGPGHQGLPASPPRPDQDEAPDRLVVDPAAARLRGPAAQAMIRIAVIGAGQWGPNLIRNFHNRRTSEVAWVVDRDAGRLAQVRERFPDIRVDTDAETVMADGRIDAVVIATPTSTHHALAKRALGVGKHVLVEKPITADSAEAEELCSLAAQAGRILMVGHVFVYNPGVQHVKQLLAAGELGRVYYVSMVRTNLGPIRVDVNAAWDLASHDVSIANHWLGTAPLTASAVGGSWINAGIEDAVFATLRYPNDVLVNLHISWLSPRKTREITLVGDRRMLTFDDMNLSEPVRVYDKRVTEVRTSAPYIDSFASFRASLREGDITIPKIALGEPLKAECDHFLECIAGGKCPLTAGPEALTVVRALEAIQRSIRGAGHEEPV; encoded by the coding sequence ATGGCTCGACGCCTACGAGCTCGAGCCGTTCCTGTACCTGCGGGCGATCCGGCTCGGCTACCGCACGGCCGAGGTCCCGGTCACCAAGGTCTACCCGCCTCGCCACCTCGGCCAGACCAAGATGAAGCCCCTGACCGGCTGGTGGTCGATCCTGCGGCCGCTCGTCTACGCGGGCCTGCGGCCCAGGCGATGATCCGGATTGCGGTGATCGGCGCCGGGCAGTGGGGCCCGAACCTCATCCGCAACTTCCACAACCGGCGGACGAGCGAGGTCGCCTGGGTGGTCGACCGGGACGCGGGACGTCTCGCTCAGGTCCGCGAGCGGTTCCCCGACATCCGGGTGGACACCGATGCCGAGACGGTCATGGCCGACGGCCGGATCGACGCGGTGGTAATCGCCACGCCGACGAGCACGCACCATGCGCTGGCGAAGCGCGCGCTCGGGGTCGGCAAGCACGTGCTCGTCGAAAAGCCGATCACCGCGGACTCGGCCGAGGCCGAGGAACTCTGCTCGCTGGCGGCGCAGGCGGGCCGGATCCTCATGGTTGGCCACGTGTTCGTCTACAACCCGGGGGTCCAGCATGTGAAGCAGCTGCTCGCCGCCGGCGAGCTGGGGCGCGTCTACTACGTCTCGATGGTGCGCACCAACCTCGGCCCCATCCGCGTCGACGTGAACGCGGCCTGGGACCTCGCGTCGCACGACGTCTCGATCGCGAACCACTGGCTCGGCACCGCCCCGCTGACCGCGTCGGCCGTGGGAGGCAGCTGGATCAACGCGGGAATCGAGGACGCCGTCTTCGCCACGCTCCGGTATCCGAACGACGTCCTCGTGAACCTGCACATCTCGTGGCTCAGCCCGCGGAAGACGCGGGAGATCACGCTGGTCGGCGACCGGCGCATGCTGACGTTCGACGACATGAACCTGAGCGAGCCGGTCCGCGTCTACGACAAGCGGGTCACCGAGGTGCGGACGTCGGCGCCCTACATCGACTCGTTCGCGTCCTTCCGGGCGAGCCTCCGTGAGGGCGACATCACGATCCCGAAGATCGCCCTGGGTGAGCCCCTGAAGGCCGAATGCGATCACTTCCTCGAGTGTATCGCCGGCGGGAAGTGCCCGCTCACCGCCGGCCCCGAGGCGCTCACCGTCGTACGGGCCCTCGAGGCGATCCAGCGATCCATCCGCGGAGCCGGGCATGAGGAGCCCGTCTGA
- a CDS encoding glycosyltransferase family 2 protein, protein MYRGLSAIAVVPVLNEETKIGHVLRRTPGAVVDEVLVVDDGSTDRSPEIARQLGATVLSMGRVAGVGAALRAGYRYGVAHGYDVVVVMAGNDKDAPEEIPLLLDPIAEDRADFVQGSRFLKPGASFGAMPFYRRIATRVHPLLFSLAAQRWVTESTNGFRAVHRRVLTDPRLDLSPAWLDAYELEPFLYLRAIRLGYRTAEVPVTKVYPPRHLGQTKMKPLTGWWSILRPLVYAGLRPRR, encoded by the coding sequence ATGTACCGCGGGCTCTCCGCGATCGCCGTCGTCCCGGTCTTGAACGAGGAGACCAAGATCGGTCACGTCCTGCGACGCACGCCGGGCGCGGTCGTCGACGAGGTCCTCGTGGTCGATGACGGCTCGACCGACCGATCACCCGAGATCGCCCGCCAGCTGGGCGCGACCGTGCTGTCGATGGGCCGCGTGGCCGGCGTGGGGGCGGCCCTGCGGGCCGGCTACCGCTACGGGGTCGCGCACGGCTACGATGTGGTGGTGGTGATGGCGGGCAACGACAAGGATGCACCGGAGGAGATCCCCCTGCTGCTGGATCCGATCGCGGAGGATCGCGCGGACTTCGTTCAGGGCTCGCGATTCTTGAAGCCCGGGGCGAGCTTCGGCGCGATGCCCTTCTACCGGCGGATCGCCACGCGCGTGCATCCCTTGCTCTTCTCGCTCGCTGCGCAGCGCTGGGTGACGGAGTCCACCAACGGCTTCCGCGCCGTGCACCGCCGCGTGCTGACCGACCCGCGCCTCGATCTCTCGCCGGCATGGCTCGACGCCTACGAGCTCGAGCCGTTCCTGTACCTGCGGGCGATCCGGCTCGGCTACCGCACGGCCGAGGTCCCGGTCACCAAGGTCTACCCGCCTCGCCACCTCGGCCAGACCAAGATGAAGCCCCTGACCGGCTGGTGGTCGATCCTGCGGCCGCTCGTCTACGCGGGCCTGCGGCCCAGGCGATGA